In Phocoena phocoena chromosome 19, mPhoPho1.1, whole genome shotgun sequence, a genomic segment contains:
- the PFAS gene encoding phosphoribosylformylglycinamidine synthase, producing MSSVLHFYVRPSGHERAASEYTQRKLQGELPELQGVKTELCYNVNWTAESSPSAEEMKKLTWLFGCPLLLDDVAQESWLLPGPTDLLLEVGPRLNFSTPTSSNIVSVCQAVGLGAVDRVEPTRRYLLSFAHPPSAELEAIALATLHDRMTEQHFPCPIQSFSLGCTPAPLGSPIDILAEGRSALEKANQELGLALDSWDLDFYTKRFQELQRNPSTVEAFDLAQSNSEHSRHWFFKGRLHVDGQELAHSLFESIMSTQASSHPNNVLKFCDNSSAIQGKEVQFLRPEDPSRPSCFRQRQGLRHVVFTAETHNFPTGVAPFSGATTGTGGRIRDVQCTGRGAHVVAGTAGYCFGNLHIPGYSMPWEDPSFQYPGNFARPLEIAIEASNGASDYGNKFGEPVLAGFARSLGLQLPDGQRREWIKPIMFSGGIGSMEAEHVSKEPPEPGMDVVKVGGPVYRIGVGGGAASSVQVQGDNASDLDFGAVQRGDPEMEQKMNRVIRACVEAPGGNPICSLHDQGAGGNGNVLKELSDPAGAIIYTSRFQLGDPTLNALEIWGAEYQESNALLLRLPDRDFLSRVSARERCPVCFVGTITGDRRIVLVDDRECPMGRDGQGDAPPTPPPTPVDLDLDWVLGKMPRKEFFLQRSLPVLRPLALPPGLSVRQALARVLRLPAVASKRYLTSKVDRSVGGLVAQQQCVGPLQTPLADVAVVALSHQELVGAATALGEQPVKSLLDPKVAARLAVAEALTNLVFALVTDLRDVKCSGNWMWAAKLPGEGAALADACGAVAAVMAALGVAVDGGKDSLSMAARVGTETVRAPGSLVISAYAVCPDITATVTPDLKCPGGRGHLLYVPLSPGRHRLGGTALAQCFSQLGEQPPDLDLPENLVRAFGITQGLLKDRLLCSGHDVSDGGLITCLLEMAFAGNCGIEVAVPATGVNALPVLFAEEPGLVLEVQEPDLAQVLTRYREAGLHCLELGRTGSTGPHAMVRVSVNGAVVLEEPVGQLRALWEETSFQLDRLQAEPHCVAQEEGGLRERTGPTYCLPPTFPTASVPHEPGGPAPRVAIFREEGSNGDREMADAFHLAGFEVWDVTMQDLCSGAVRLDTFQGMAFVGGFSYADVLGSAKGWAAAVTFNPQAGAELRRFRQRPDAFSLGVCNGCQLLALLGWVGGSPGDEAAEMGHESWPARPGLLLRHNRSGRFESRWASVRVGPGPALMLRGMEGAVLPVWSAHGEGYMAFSSPELQAQIEARGLAPLHWADDDGNPTEQYPLNPNGSPGGMAGICSPDGRHLALMPHPERSVRPWQWAWRPPPFDTMTTSPWLQLFINARNWTREGGC from the exons ATGTCCTCAGTCCTTCACTTCTATGTCCGTCCCTCTGGCCACGAGAGGGCAGCCTCTGAATATACTCAAAGGAAGCTGCAAGGGGAACTGCCAGAGCTGCAGGGTGTCAAGACCGAGCTGTGCTACAACGTGAACTGGACAG CTGAGTCCTCCCCAAGCGCCGAGGAGATGAAGAAGCTGACGTGGCTGTTTGGCTGCCCCTTGTTACTGGACGATGTCGCTCAGGAGTCCTGGCTCCTTCCCGGCCCCACTGACCTGCTGCTGGAGGTCGGGCCCAG GCTGAACTTCTCCACGCCAACATCCAGCAACATCGTGTCAGTGTGCcaggctgtggggctgggggccgTGGACCGCGTGGAGCCGACCCGGCGCTACCTGCTCTCG TTTGCCCACCCGCCTTCGGCTGAGCTGGAGGCCATCGCCCTGGCTACCCTGCATGACCGGATGACGGAGCAGCACTTCCCCTGTCCCATCCAGAGCTTCTCCCTGGGGTGCACCCCAGCACCCCTCGGCAGCCCAATTGACATACTGGCTGAGGGCCGGTCTGCCCTGGAGAAAGCCAACCAGGAGCTAG GTCTGGCCCTAGACTCCTGGGACCTGGATTTCTACACCAAGCGCTTCCAGGAGCTGCAGCGGAACCCCAGCACTGTGGAGGCCTTCGACTTGGCTCAGTCCAATAG TGAGCACAGCCGACACTGGTTCTTCAAAGGCCGACTCCACGTGGATGGGCAGGAGCTGGCACACTCGCTGTTTGAGTCCATCATGAGCACCCAGGCATCCTCGCACCCCAACAACGTCCTCAAGTTCTGTGACAACAGCAG TGCAATCCAGGGGAAGGAAGTCCAATTCCTGCGTCCCGAGGACCCCTCACGGCCAAGCTGCTTCCGGCAACGTCAGGGGCTGAGACATGTCGTCTTCACGGCAGAGACCCACAACTTCCCCACGG GAGTAGCCCCCTTCAGCGGTGCGACCACTGGCACAGGGGGCCGGATCCGAGATGTCCAGTGCACAGGCCGCGGGGCCCACGTGGTGGCTGGCACTGCTGGCTATTGCTTTGGAAACCTGCACATCCCAG GTTACAGTATGCCCTGGGAGGATCCAAGCTTCCAGTATCCTGGGAACTTTGCCCGACCCCTGGAGATTGCCATAGAGGCCAGTAATGGGGCTTCTGACTACGGCAACAAGTTTGGAGAACCAGTTCTGGCTG GCTTTGCCCGTTCCTTGGGCCTCCAGCTCCCAGATGGCCAGCGGCGTGAGTGGATCAAGCCCATCATGTTTAGTGGAGGCATTGGGTCCATGGAAGCTGAGCATGTGAGCAAGGAGCCCCCAGAGCCAG GCATGGATGTTGTGAAGGTTGGGGGTCCTGTCTACAGGATTGGAGTCGGGGGCGGAGCTGCTTCGTCCGTGCAG GTGCAGGGAGACAATGCCAGCGACCTGGACTTTGGGGCTGTGCAGCGGGGAGACCCGGAGATGGAACAGAAGATGAACCGTGTGATCCGGGCTTGTGTGGAGGCCCCCGGAGGAAACCCCATCTGCAGCCTTCATGACCAGGGCGCCGGCGGCAACG GCAACGTCCTGAAGGAGCTGAGTGACCCAGCCGGAGCCATCATTTATACCAGCCGCTTCCAG CTTGGGGACCCGACCCTGAACGCCCTGGAAATCTGGGGGGCAGAGTACCAGGAGTCAAATGCACTTCTGCTGAGGCTCCCCGACCGGGACTTCCTGAGTCGTGTCAGCGCCCGGGAACGCTGCCCAGTTTGCTTTGTGGGCACCATCACGGGAGACAGGAGG ATAGTGCTGGTGGATGATCGGGAGTGTCCTATGGGAAGAGATGGCCAGGGGGATGCCCCCCCAACACCTCCCCCGACCCCTGTGGACCTGGATCTGGACTGGGTGCTGGGCAAGATGCCCCGGAAG GAGTTCTTCCTCCAGAGGAGTCTCCCCGTGCTGCGGCCCCTGGCCTTGCCCCCAGGGCTGAGCGTGCGCCAGGCCCTGGCGCGGGTCCTCAGGCTGCCTGCGGTGGCCAGCAAGCGCTACCTCACCAGCAAG GTGGACCGCTCCGTGGGCGGCCTGGTGGCACAGCAGCAGTGTGTGGGACCCCTGCAGACCCCTCTGGCAGACGTGGCGGTGGTGGCACTGAGTCACCAGGAGCTCGTAGGGGCTGCCACAGCCCTGGGAGAGCAGCCCGTCAAGAGCCTGCTGGACCCCAAGGTTGCTGCCCGGCTGGCTGTGGCCGAAGCCCTCACCAACCTGGTGTTTGCTCTGGTCACCGACCTCCGG GACGTGAAATGCAGCGGGAACTGGATGTGGGCGGCCAAGCTCCCGGGGGAGGGCGCGGCTCTGGCCGACGCCTGTGGGGCTGTGGCAGCCGTGATGGCGGCCCTGGGTGTGGCAGTGGATGGTGGCAAGGACTCCCTCAGCATGGCCGCCCGGGTTGGCACTGAGACCGTGCGGGCTCCTG GGTCGCTGGTCATCTCAGCCTATGCTGTCTGTCCAGACATTACAGCCACTGTGACCCCAGACCTCAAGTGTCCCGGAGGGAGAG GCCACCTGCTCTACGTGCCTCTGAGTCCTGGGCGCCATCGGCTCGGGGGCACAGCTCTGGCCCAGTGCTTCTCCCAGCTCGGCGAGCAGCCTCCCGATCTGGACCTTCCCGAGAACTTGGTGCGAGCCTTCGGCATCACCCAGGGGCTGCTGAAAG ACCGCCTCCTCTGCTCAGGCCACGATGTCAGTGACGGAGGTCTCATCACCTGCCTGCTAGAGATGGCCTTTGCTGGGAATTGTGGGATAGAGGTGGCCGTCCCTGCCACTGGGGTCAATG CGCTGCCTGTACTGTTCGCTGAGGAGCCAGGCTTGGTGCTGGAGGTGCAAGAGCCAGACCTGGCCCAAGTGCTGACACGTTACCGGGAGGCTGGCCTCCACTGCCTGGAGCTGGGCCGCACGGGCAGCACCGGGCCCCACGCCATG GTCCGGGTATCAGTGAACGGGGCTGTCGTTCTGGAGGAGCCCGTTGGGCAGCTACGAGCCCTCTGGGAGGAGACCAGTTTCCAGCTGGATCGGCTGCAGGCAGAGCCCCACTGTGTGGCCCAGGAAGAAGGGGGGCTGAGGGAGCGGACGGGGCCCACCTACTGCCTGCCCCCCACCTTTCCCACAGCTTCCGTGCCTCATGAGCCTG GTGGCCCCGCCCCCCGCGTTGCCATCTTTCGAGAAGAAGGCAGTAACGGAGACCGGGAGATGGCCGATGCCTTCCACTTGGCTGGGTTTGAG GTTTGGGACGTGACCATGCAGGACCTCTGCTCTGGAGCCGTCAGGCTGGACACGTTCCAAGGCATGGCCTTCGTGGGCGGCTTCAGCTACGCGGACGTCCTGGGCTCTGCCAAAG GGTGGGCAGCCGCTGTGACCTTTAACCCCCAGGCCGGGGCTGAGCTGAGGCGCTTCCGGCAGCGGCCAGACGCCTTCAGCCTGGGCGTGTGTAACGGCTGCCAGCTGCTGGCCCTGCTGGGCTGGGTGGGAGGCAGTCCTGGTGACGAGGCGGCAGAGATGGGCCACGAGTCCTggccggcccggcccggcctccTGCTGCGCCACAACCGGTCTGGGCGCTTCGAGTCGCGCTGGGCCAGCGTGCGAGTGGGGCCCGGGCCGGCCCTGATGCTGCGAGGGATGGAGGGTGCCGTGCTGCCCGTCTGGAGCGCCCACGGGGAAG GTTACATGGCATTTTCTTCCCCGGAACTCCAAGCCCAGATTGAGGCCAGGGGCTTGGCTCCGCTGCACTGGGCAGACGATGACGGCAACCCCACGGAACAGTACCCCCTGAATCCCAACGGGTCCCCAGGGGGCATGGCTGGCATCTGCTCCCCCGATGGCCGCCACCTGGCTCTCATGCCTCACCCTGAGCGGTCTGTGAGGCCTTGGCAGTGGGCGTGGCGACCCCCTCCGTTTGACACTATGACCACCTCCCCCTGGCTCCAGCTCTTCATCAATGCCCGAAACTGGACCCGGGAAGGAGGTTGTTGA